A single genomic interval of Polyangium spumosum harbors:
- a CDS encoding encapsulin-associated ferritin-like protein: MGSETYHEPYDVLSPGAREMHRAIWSLIEELEAIDWYAQRAEVTTDPELEAVLLHNREEEIEHAMMNLEWIRRKDALFDEKIRTYLLKTAPITEIEERSEGGEGGGEDEKAAAPARPQLGSGRGLGIGSLKGR; this comes from the coding sequence ATGGGCAGCGAGACCTATCACGAGCCATACGACGTCCTGTCCCCTGGCGCCCGGGAGATGCACCGGGCGATCTGGTCTTTGATCGAAGAGCTCGAGGCCATCGATTGGTATGCGCAACGCGCCGAGGTCACGACCGACCCGGAGCTCGAGGCCGTCCTCCTGCACAACCGCGAGGAGGAGATCGAGCACGCCATGATGAACCTCGAATGGATTCGCCGGAAAGACGCGTTATTCGACGAAAAAATCCGCACGTATTTGTTGAAGACCGCGCCCATCACCGAGATCGAGGAGCGCTCGGAAGGAGGGGAGGGCGGGGGCGAAGACGAAAAGGCGGCGGCGCCCGCGAGGCCTCAACTGGGCTCGGGTCGTGGGCTCGGCATCGGCAGCTTGAAGGGGAGGTGA
- a CDS encoding family 1 encapsulin nanocompartment shell protein, translating to MAMDLLRRNLAPILPEAFELIDAEARRVLELSLAARKLVDFRGPFGWGYAARNTGRLRPLGEGPVPGVTIGQRTSQPLLELRTPIVLDLPDLDAVARGAADVDLSAVVQAAERIARVEDGAIFHGYAEGDIPGIVQKSPHPPVRVPSVTAFPAAVVQAKEVLRSAGVTGPYVLVAGSREYDELAAGSDDGYPILKRIERQIIDHPVVWAPALTGAVLLSVRGGDFELTVGQDLSIGYTYHEKNKVELFLTESFTFRVIEPQAAVVLRRG from the coding sequence ATGGCCATGGATCTGCTTCGCCGCAATCTCGCTCCGATCCTGCCCGAGGCGTTCGAGCTCATCGACGCCGAGGCGCGGCGCGTCCTCGAATTGAGCCTCGCGGCGCGCAAGCTCGTCGATTTTCGCGGCCCGTTCGGCTGGGGATATGCCGCGCGGAACACGGGCCGGCTCCGGCCGCTCGGCGAGGGCCCCGTCCCCGGCGTGACCATCGGGCAACGCACGTCCCAGCCGCTGCTCGAGCTCCGGACGCCCATCGTGCTCGACCTCCCCGATCTCGACGCCGTCGCGCGCGGGGCGGCGGACGTCGACCTCTCGGCCGTGGTGCAGGCGGCCGAGCGGATCGCGCGTGTCGAGGACGGCGCCATCTTCCACGGTTATGCCGAGGGCGACATCCCCGGCATCGTGCAGAAGAGCCCGCACCCGCCCGTGCGTGTCCCGTCCGTCACGGCGTTCCCCGCGGCGGTCGTGCAGGCGAAGGAGGTCCTGCGATCGGCCGGGGTGACGGGCCCGTACGTGCTCGTGGCTGGCTCGCGTGAATACGACGAGCTCGCGGCGGGCTCGGACGACGGGTATCCGATCTTGAAGCGCATCGAGCGACAGATCATCGATCACCCGGTCGTCTGGGCGCCCGCGCTCACCGGCGCGGTGCTGCTCTCCGTGCGCGGCGGCGATTTCGAGCTGACGGTGGGGCAGGACCTCTCGATCGGATACACGTATCACGAGAAAAACAAGGTCGAGCTCTTCCTCACGGAGTCGTTCACCTTCCGGGTGATCGAGCCGCAGGCCGCCGTGGTCTTGCGTCGCGGCTGA